The genome window ACCGTTGCGCCCAACGAGCCGATGCGGAAGCCGACTTTTGAGGTTTTAAAAAAAGACAATTTCATTTTTCCTTCTGGAGAAACGGCCTGGTACTGGGGAGAATTGGGTGATTCTATTTCAAAGAGATTCAAAACGCCGGTGCTCTTTTTGAATGCGGCCTGGGCCGCGGCAAATTCCGACAGTTACTACGATGCGGCAACCGGGAAAGATGCTTTTAATCCTTATGTTGGAAAAAATTGGCCAAACAGACAGCCCTACTCGAACATTGTCAACACCATCCGCCATCTGAACTCATGGCTCGGAATACGTGCAGTGCTCTGGTCGCACGGAGAGAATGATGCGCAACTGAAATTCACCGAACAGAATTACTTCAACAACATCCAGACCTTAATTACAAATGCCCGTGCGGATGCTGGTTACAATTTGCCCTGGGTTATCGCCAGAAATTCGGCGAGCAACATTATTAAGGATCCGTATTTACCCGTTATCAATGCACAAAAAAGGCTTTCCGCACTAAAAAACTTCAACACATTTCCTGGCCCAAACCTCGACACCATTCAAATTCCCAGGCCCGTCTCCGAGCATTTCGAGAATGTGCCGGGCGGGATTCAGGGCCTGACATTAGCAGCGTCTGCCTGGAATAGAGCATTGACCGATTCGTTGTTCAGGAAAATCATCCCTATACAGCCTACAAATTCCATTCATACGGGCGTTGTGCCTTCTACGGCGTTTCCGGGTGCGTCTTTTTATTTGGGTTACAACATTCATGGGCAACAAGCCTGGCCACTTTCCTTACGCGCAGAGTTGTTTGATGAGGGTGGGAAATTTATAGATACAGTTGGCATAGGAAGCGCAAACCCAATGCTGGTTAAGCTTCCGGCCAATCTGGCTAACGGAAATTACAGCATCCGCCTGGCAGGAACGACGCCGAATCTCGCTGGCAGCACTTCAACATTATTCTATGTAAACAATGCTTACCGATCCGTACAGGTTGTCAACGCGATCAGCGCTGTAAAAGCAAATCAGGTTTTCAACCTCAAATGGTTAGTGGCCTCAAATCCTGGTATGCAACGAATGGTTCTGGAAAAAACAACGAACGGCGACATCTACACCGATTTACAGCAATACAATGTGCCTGACAATGGAACAGGATCAGGCGTATATGCTTACACTGATACCAATACGGATTCAAAGATCATTTTTTACAGGGTAAGAATGGAATATACGGATGGCAGAAACTCCTATTCGCCCGTCGTGACCATTCTGGAACCCGGCGCATTGCCACGACTTGTTGCATTTCCGAATCCGGTAACCAGGCAGGCATTTTACCTCGAAACCGACGACATTGACCCCGTCCCGCAACTTTCGCTGTATGATGCTGGCGGACGTGCACATCCTTTGTTTGTCTCGGATCGGGAGATTATTGGTTTGCTCGCCGTTCGCACACTATATCCATTGCCCGCGGGCATTTACATATTGCGTATTGCAACCGAAACAGGCACGCATACACAGAGAATGGTTTTTATTAATTAGATAATGATTATCAGCAGATTCCAACGGTTCTTATAGCAATGGTGTCAATCAGTCATAACCTAACTCCGAGCATTATGAAAAACGCTGTACTGATTTTCGCCTTATTCTTTCTTTTCAATTCCTGCAAAAATGATTCGAAAGACGTAATTCCCGAAGGCCGCGTGCTTGACGATATTACATTAAAAGACTATTTCATCACCAGCATCGCTTTCGACAAAAAAGGAAATGCATGGCTTGGAACGCTCAGTCAGGGCTTGATCAAGTTTGATGGCAAAGCAGCCAAAGTCTTTGACTCTTCCAATTCTGCGATGAGTAATGCGGCCATAATGGACATTGAAGTAGATAAAGCCGGTCACATCTGGATTGGCAGCAATGACTTGATGGAATACGACGGAGTAAAATTTATCAGATATGAATCGAAGCAGTTTGGCCTTCCTGCCAATCATGTTCGGTCGGTTGCTATCGATGCAAGTGACAACATCTGGTTTTCTTGCAGCAGTTTTCAGTCAGGGGGATTGGTTAAATACGACGGATCTACATTTATAACCTTCACTCCGGCTAATTCCAAATTGCCAGGAAATTTGATACAAGGCATCACTATTGACCAGTCGAACCAGGTCTGGGTAGCGTTTAATGATGGCTTCGACGAAGGTTCGCTCGCCAAAATAGGCCTGGATGATATCATTTCTGTTGTCGGATCAAAGGAGTTAGGATTCAAACCCTATAATTTCGGAAACATTGTGATCAACAAAAACAATGAATTGGTCGCGTCCATTGATTATGGTTTGTCAAGTTTAATGATCACCGGAAGGCCGCAGATCTTCAAGTTCAATGGCAGCAAATCTCAAATTGTAAGCTTGCCTGATGAACAATCGGTGATTTATAGTACCCAATCCATTTACTCGGATAAAAACGGAAACCTTTGGGCATCCTTTTCCAACGCGGACAAGGAATATGGCATTTTCAATGGCAAGGAATGGATGTTTAAAAAGTTAGGTTCCAGCGGCATTTTCACATTTGCTGAAAGTCCTGCCGGAGAAATGTGGCTGGGAACGGGCGACGGTCTTTATATTTTGAAATAAAGGATATTAAGGAGAACACCGAGCAACAAAAAAGGCAAGCACTTTCGTACTTGCCTTTGATATCAATATCAGAAAGATTAATCTTCAAATAACCGCCCTAACCCACCAATCACCGACCCGCTTTCCTTATTAGCATTTGGGCCGCCAACGGACAAGCGTTGAATCAGTTTAGAAATTGGCATCGACTGGATCCAGCAACGGCCCGTGCCCCGTAATGTGGCCAGAAACATGCCTTCACCACCGAAAACCATGGATTTCAAGCCGCCGGAACGCTGAATATCGAAGCTTAATGATTGCTCGAATGCGAC of Dyadobacter chenhuakuii contains these proteins:
- a CDS encoding sialate O-acetylesterase; the protein is MLSISANGQIILTAPANNQIVQRNLSGFASIAITAYAYRPYTSVAGRLVPIKGNVHREKVWDFEEEQVRQGFLTASVQAETGWYKLKISAVAENGDIDSISVDRVGVGEVFLVAGNSNAMGLPGLGAKSTSDQVVSFNAVNKQLNAENITVAPNEPMRKPTFEVLKKDNFIFPSGETAWYWGELGDSISKRFKTPVLFLNAAWAAANSDSYYDAATGKDAFNPYVGKNWPNRQPYSNIVNTIRHLNSWLGIRAVLWSHGENDAQLKFTEQNYFNNIQTLITNARADAGYNLPWVIARNSASNIIKDPYLPVINAQKRLSALKNFNTFPGPNLDTIQIPRPVSEHFENVPGGIQGLTLAASAWNRALTDSLFRKIIPIQPTNSIHTGVVPSTAFPGASFYLGYNIHGQQAWPLSLRAELFDEGGKFIDTVGIGSANPMLVKLPANLANGNYSIRLAGTTPNLAGSTSTLFYVNNAYRSVQVVNAISAVKANQVFNLKWLVASNPGMQRMVLEKTTNGDIYTDLQQYNVPDNGTGSGVYAYTDTNTDSKIIFYRVRMEYTDGRNSYSPVVTILEPGALPRLVAFPNPVTRQAFYLETDDIDPVPQLSLYDAGGRAHPLFVSDREIIGLLAVRTLYPLPAGIYILRIATETGTHTQRMVFIN
- a CDS encoding ligand-binding sensor domain-containing protein, with amino-acid sequence MKNAVLIFALFFLFNSCKNDSKDVIPEGRVLDDITLKDYFITSIAFDKKGNAWLGTLSQGLIKFDGKAAKVFDSSNSAMSNAAIMDIEVDKAGHIWIGSNDLMEYDGVKFIRYESKQFGLPANHVRSVAIDASDNIWFSCSSFQSGGLVKYDGSTFITFTPANSKLPGNLIQGITIDQSNQVWVAFNDGFDEGSLAKIGLDDIISVVGSKELGFKPYNFGNIVINKNNELVASIDYGLSSLMITGRPQIFKFNGSKSQIVSLPDEQSVIYSTQSIYSDKNGNLWASFSNADKEYGIFNGKEWMFKKLGSSGIFTFAESPAGEMWLGTGDGLYILK